In the genome of Falco naumanni isolate bFalNau1 chromosome 5, bFalNau1.pat, whole genome shotgun sequence, the window CCAAATTAGTGCTGATTCAGTACCCCAACTCCATGATTTCACCTTGCATAACAGGACCATCATTTCCCCCAATAATGGAACCACATAACTTCTATAAAGTCAGTAGTAAGTGCAAAGCTAGTCCCACCCCCCTCCACCAAGGTGTTCGGAGCAGCTCTTCTGTAAACATCGCACTGGATTTTAGTCCTGATAAAGGAGGTATCCCGAAAAGGTGGAGTATTTCCAGCTACTTCCATAGATGGCTCCTCGATGCAGACGCAACCAGATCTGATCTCCCTGGAACAGCTGCAGGACTGCATGATTACTAGCCGTTTCATGATCAGGAGCCCCATCATTTGCATATGCTGACACTAGGACCTCTTCATTCTTCATAAGATTCACATACAGGGGAACATTTACAGCCAGTTTCAGCATGTGGAAGATGAAGACATATGTACCATTCACTGGACAGTTGAACCTACCAAGCTGGATATCAAAAGTTTCTCCAAGGTTGTTCAGCAACAGATCAAACACAATTGGCTGGTCTAGAGTTCCAGGGGCCAAGTTAGATGTTCTGGCAGCAGAGAAGGCAACTCTCATCTGCTGCGGAAGGGGGTAGACGTGCACTGGTAGTATGGTGGCAGCTTGGCTTGTCACTGGCATATCAACAGGGGTGATGCTGCGGGAGTCTCCTTGCCCAGAGTCCCCACTGTTAAAGGTTTCATTGTCTCGTTCTGGACTGCTCACCTGAGAGGAATCACTCCACCCTGCTGTTAAATCATTAGAAATGATATTAATGAGTACCATAACAGAAGGATAATATTATGCCTGCAAGTGTATAGGCTTTGCAACAGATTTGTCTTTCAGCTACAGCAAGTCGTCAGAGGGTGCCAGTGAGAACAGAACTTTGAAGCTGGTTTATATTCACACTTGCATTCAGCAAAACAGGCCATCATTAACTACAAACAATTACTTTTCATACTAATAAGTAGGAGAGGGTAGTAGCTTGTAATAGGTTTAGCTTTATTATTTGCCACGTATCAGCATGAAGTAGTCATTTAGTCACCTTCAAGATCTGAACTTGCACTTCAAGTAACATCAATACTGTTCTTCTGGAGTTACATAGTATCAGATTATGATGCTAGAATATTTTCAGTCTCAAGAACCAGAATTGCTTTTAAAGCTTTCTGCACCCCCCTGCCCAAAATgaagctgtttctcttttcaaaagTGTACATTAAAAGGGTCtagaatgaaaacattaataGGTCTGAGAAACACAAAGCAGTCACACTCAAGTTGCAAACCTTTGTTATTTccacaggaaagaaacactTTAAGATACCCAATAAAACTAAAGTTGCTGTGGTATCTTAACATCAATATGGGTACTTCTGCCAGCTGTTAATTCACCACAATCTTGtctttcagttctctttctgAAGTACATTCTATGAGTCCTCCCTCAGACTGAGGGGACCTGCTTTATCCTAAAACAGTTTCCATGGTATGCCATCATTTCCCTTTATTCTTCAAAGCAGCAATCTACAGCTACTGTTCATGTCACTTCTCACTTACAATACTAAATCCAGCTTTTTCCAGCACATACAGTAGGATTAAATCATCCTGTTTacaacttttcaaaatacatgctATTCATGCTTGGATTCAGACAGCTAGTCTTacacatttctttcagttttgtacTCCAGCATGGAAGTACATAGTAAAAGCTATATTCCCAagctatttttcataaaaagttATCTTCCAAGGTTTCTGGGATCTGATAACTTATCTAGAATCAGGGGGGGCTGTGCAATTAACAGAAGAAGCCAGAAAAAGCATTGGAACCATTCTGTGCATGTGTTACTAGTCAGTGTATTTGTGAAGAAAGTCTGGTGAGGTACCACCGTGTCAGAACTTTGACATGTTAAGGCACCAAACTGAGGATAGTGAAGTTAATCTGCTATGCAATGTTAAGAACAGTACTTAAGCTTCCACCTAGCTTGGTTAATTTATACCAAGCTTGATCCATTTGATCAGTAGTAGTACACTTTTTCTTGCTATTCACAGTAACACTCCATCTGCTACACCCAAGCACGTATACATACCACTGGGAAGATGATGTTAGTCTTACCTCTTGAATTTGCTCGAGGACCACTAGTTATCCCACCTCTTTTATAGCACTGCTGGTAATTAACATCCTAGACAAGAACAGAAGTATTGGGAAGATTGCTAAGCAAATCTGAAAACAGTTGGGCCTAATACAGTACTTTTCATTTGCACAATTCAAGCTCTATTCTAGACAATGGAGTTCAGAAATAAGATGTAGATAAACAGCCTTATTTAccttaaatttaatttcatacaAGCTATTGCAAAGTAAAGACCTATTTTGATGCTGGTTCTCTAAATTAAGCTTCTGAACTATATGCTCAGTTCAGTTTGAGTAATACCTTAAGCCTCAGGTCTGTTCAAAGTCTGTACAGAAGAATATATCTCATGTAAAAGCTGAAGACCCTCCTCCCACCAGGATCCTTTGCTTTCTTACACGTTTTTTGGATTTTACTTATTTTGCCTAAGCACCTATTCAGTCCCATTTAGGAGTTCATTATGCTACAGAGGCACTGAGTACTGACTTTAAAATCCGAATTAAAATAGACTTATTATAACACACCTTATTTGTTATCTGCTTGCATTTCAGAGATTCTCTTCAGACTAAAACTCAATCTGTCAGAGATTTTGACCTCTGAACTCTTGTCTGAATGGATTTCCCATTTCAACTGCCATCTACTGTTCCAAAAAAAGGGTTTTGTGTAGGAAAAAAACTAACCTCTAGCTTGCTGGGAATAGTTCACCTGTTAAGCTAATGAAAAGCTACAGTATTGGAGACCTAGCTCCTGTATAGTGCTCAAAAGGCTACTGGAAACAAAGTCAATACTCACCCTCTGAGAATATGGCATTCCAGCATAATCTCTACCAGGGAACTGCAGCTGGCCATAGTTGCCATTACTTATTGAAGGTGAACCTCTGTAAGCATCAAAACCTGTTCAAGTAAGATTGATTATTCAGTATCATTGTTTGGTTTACAGTACAAGTCCAGAATGCAATTAGAGCTCCCTTTTGGCAATTACCATGTTTATTAAGTTATGCAATTACACATCCATTCTTTAGTTCAGAATTTGAAGCAGTCTCAGTACTCCCATAAAGAATGCATTTCATTAGCTACTCGGAACTACCCACTGTGGATGTATCAAAACTACATGTGTGTAAGTATTAACATGAGACCTTAAGAGCTGCCTGTTTGATACTAATGGGActgcacagaacagctgagaaaaatcttATCTCTGGATCTAGCAAGTTAACATAAAgttaagaaatactttcttctgcTATTACAGATGCTTAGCTATTATTGTTACACATGTAGGTGCTACTATAATATTTAGCCTCTTTAGGTATTGGACTAACTACCAAAGAGCAGCTGCAAGCAGTTTAGAACCAGATACTACCAGACCCTTAACTGCTGTTAAGTTAGAACCATACAATTCATTGGCTGGTACATGCTCCTACAAGGTATGGAGCAGTTTCAGCCCAGTAACTGAAACAAGTATCACAGAAAATGCCCTTCCACTTCAAAGTGGAATAGGCCACAGCTACCAAGAACTTCAAGTTAGTATCTGCTTAAAGTCAGCttaagctttctgtaatacttcaGCTAGCAGCAGAATAGCAACTGATTTGCAGAGACTAAACAATCCTCCTCTTAAGCTTGTTATTAATCCAGAAGGGCTCTCCACTACTGGAAacctctcccccatcccagttTCTGCTGGTAATATTAAAGACAGCAGTGTTAAGAGTATCTTGGTTTGGGCAAATACTGCAAGTGACACCTGAAGAGAAAATACACAAGAGTTTTTAAGGTGGTAATAGATACAGACATACCTTTGTACCCACCAGGGGAGCGATACGAGTTAGCCAGTGACCTTCCACCTCTAGCAGATCCTCTGACAGACCCACGACTGTTAAGGTAAGGCTGAGGGGGTCTGGGAATAACATTAGTCTGTGCTGGATAAAAGGCAAGGCTACCATTGCTAACAGGAACAGCTCCATCAGGTTGGTAATTCACTGCTTAAAACAGAAGACACAGATGAATTCAAAGCTTTTAACTGTAGTAAGCTACCACACCTAGAAGCACTAGAAACAATGGCGGCATTAGGAGGTTCAGAGACTGATTAAACTGCTCTGAATATCCTGTTCTTCCGCCCCTTCATTACTTCAAATAAGTGAGGATCCTCCCCTTTAACAAGTATTGCACTCTATAGAACAAAGTATACTCTGGACAGCCCAGGTTGTCGTTGTAAGCCTCTGATGCATCCAGCAAGATTCAGTTGCACAGGTCAGAACAAGCTTGGTAGCAGcatcaagaaaacaaagctaGAATAAATTTGAGTTAACACCTGCTTAAGACTTTTCACTTGGAACCAGCAGTTCCAATACACTGATAAACTAGGTCACCTCAGAGTCGACATCCTTCAAAATGTTAAGACAATCTTATCTAGACAGCAATGAGACAACTATGGAAAGCTAGATACTTGGGTTCAGTCTCTTCAGACCCTACCACATGTTATCAGGCAGTTCAACCCCAAGCAACAGGTATTCAAGAATGCTTTTCACACGCCACTTGATTGCATAGTAGTATTAAATACAGACTTTGCAGCCATGAGTGTGCTTCCACTGGCCCATACTTTGTATTACTCCATCAATCCAAAAAGCTTAAAACTGCACAAGGTTAATCAATAAATCATGATGTTCCATCAAAAAACTGTGTTGAAGGTTGATCACCTGTAGTCTCAGTGATGACAAGGAGCATTCAAGCTACAAATGCTTTCCTGACTACATGTAAGTATACTCATTCTCTGGAGCTCTTAATCTTTTAGGTCTCACTGACTTCACACAATATGTCTATTTCTAATATAATACCCATGAAGATTTCTCTGGCAGAAAACTAGTTTTAATGACCTTGAGTCACTTGGTTAGATAGTCTTTTAAATCCAGATCCCTAGTTTTGAGCTTCCTTTCATCCCGGAACCTGTTTCGGGCATGTTTAGGGGCTAGCTTCATTTCAAGTTTAGCAACAACTTTATAAATTTACCTGGCACAGTATCAGAATGTCAAGCAGGTCAGTTTCACATTGAATAAATGAGCTCAAGACCACAGTTAACAGAAGTTTAGTGTTCCACAGGTAAGACTGAAAGCTTATTCCAACTTTATTTAGCACTCAGCAACTCCTAGCGCTACTATTATTTAGAACTATTAACTTAGTCTCTGGTAAGTATTTCATTGTTGCTTCAATTCAAAGCAAACAGTTGTCTGACTGAATTTCCCACCTGCTGGGAAATTCAGGCACATCCATGGAACTAGTATAGAAACCAGTTTGAAGCAGCCTTTCATCCTGCTAGCAGTTTTGAAATTAAGTTTACCTACCATACGGTCAACTAGATTAGAGCTGATGTAACCCTAAAGTTAGCAGGTGCTACATAAGTGTTCAAGAATTTCACTGAGTTACAACTCACAGCACACATTGGGGAATTAAAATACTACTATAACCTGAAGATCTTTAAAGACCACTTGAAATACAGATGCAAGTACAGTTCTCACCTGAAGAGAGAGATTCTTGTGAAAGAGTTGTTTGTTCAGCAACATGAGAAGACTGCAGCTGGCATTGAGGAGGAGTCTGTGTACTCGCTGTAGAGAAACTCTGGTTATATCCTGCCGAATATGAAGAATCCTCTTTAATTTCCTGGTCTTTACGTGGCGGCAGTGGTGCATTCACTTTAAATACCTACAACATGTTTAAAGACAAGTGCTTAACACTACCAGCTAAACCCTGCCTAATGCCACCACCCTACTACACTGTGGTTTAAATCCATACACCCAGATCAGTTTCAGAACATCAACTATTTCTTAGAAATAATCAAGAACACTGTACTTCATCCTTTTCCCTCTTAGTAAAAGAGCTTAATACTGTTTATGTAGCTACTACCCAAGAAACATAGCTTGACACAGCTACTGAATTTGATCAATGGAACAGCTGCCATGCCATaagctatttttcttctaaggGAAATCCATTCTTGAATTCACCGACTACCTGTCCTACAGCTTTTAACCTATGGCTGTGACAGCCTATACCGAGATGAGATATGGGAAGAATTTGGGTCTTTACACATCTTGGAACCTGATGCAACACTACAATCCACTCAAATACCCTATTAGACAGCTTTCGCCCCTTTGGTAAATTGAGCCTTAACTTCCTACTCATTTTAGGTTCCCTCGGAGTAAATATGTAACCTAGCAACTTGTAATTCAAAGTTTAACATTATAGCCTGAGCAGTACGGTGGTACACAGATATTACTGTTAGTTAAATCTAACCAGAGTTCAGTCACTCCAGTTATTATTGCTTTAGAGTCAATAATCCAAAGTTACCAGAACTGATGCTGTTAGAAGTGACAACTAGTATCAAGATCAAAcggggagaaaaaaagtctgttttcagtaaaaagaaTCTAAATTTCACATAAAGACCTGTCAGCAGTACTGATACTGAGTCCAGAGGTGTATCTGACCATTTTCCAAGACTATGAACTGTTTGAAGACAGACCAGGACAAAAATACAGGTACTTGCAAGGGACGCTTCATAGCATGACAATTCTTGCCAGTTGTAGAAGCCTCTAtaattaaaatgggaaatgaaCACTTTTTCCAGGGTCAAGAAACCAAGTGCTGCCTCTAAGAGAGAGAAACCCCTTGTGATACTGAGGTGTCAAGTATAAATTTTGACCCCTTATAAAACAcaaattctgtcttttattttaccAGATGAAGTAATCCAAGTCATCCAAAGCAATCCTCTTCCTAAAAGAAATTTAAGGATGCTGTGCAGTCAGGCTATCAATACCCAAATCCTGGAGTATTTGTAGCAAGTGGTCTACTTTTTCCTACAGCAAGTGTTACAGGCAGAATTCCAAGGACTAGGGCTACAGGCGGGATCTGCCTTTAAACTTTCATAAGCACAAAGGCAGCAATAGGATGTTCAGACATCTGAGGACATGTAAGCAGATGCTTCCATTACTGTCACTACTACCGCTATTTGGCAAGGAACTATCTGACTTCTGGCTACCTACTGAAACCCAGTGGCTGCGTCTGCTTGGCAGCAATGAGAATCTAAGCAATGTAGAAAGAAAACCCTGTACTACAAAGTTAGACTGCTACCACAAGAGGAATTAACATCCTAGCAATTTAGTGACTGTCTGCCAGTTTGACCCACAAATCCCAAGAAAAATCTTGAACATTTAATATGCCTGGAAACACCACAGCATTCATTCAAGTGAGCTTTCGGTGGTACTGTTATGATCAAAAGCACTCTGGACACTACATTCAGATATAATCAGAATGACTGAAACCAAGACTCCATATTTATATCATGACAGATGCTTCTTATAGACTGGGTCCCCAAAAAGACTGTGGATTCCTTAATAGATAGCATGCTGCTATTTCTCCACTTTCATGAGAAGTCACCACCTAGCCACTTGGCATAATTTAAATAGATCTGGCTTAGAAAGAACAGCCTCCCTGCCACCActtgcattatttaaaatgtatattaaaattCTATACCTTTGAGGACTGTtctacaaatacaaaaaaccaAGGAGTCATATAGTAATTTACTACAGACCACATCAGGATGTCATAGGTATTTTAGTTCTTAATTCCTGTGCTCTGAAAGGCTGTTAGCTACCTTCTTCCACAAAATCCTACTATATACATCTCAATACTGCAAGATTCAGATTGTCCAAGCAAGTTGTGGAACTGCACTGCTACATTTGTTGAAATAGAATGCTTTTGGAGAATCTCAATCACCACTTTTAAGCAAGAATATTAAATGAATGTTTCCAACACCTTCAGAAGACATCAGAAGAGTAGTCTGACTAAGTACAAGGAAGGGAATATTAACAACTAAATGGAGATCCATCCTCCAAGTCAGTCTAAACTTGCACTGCAGATTACTAGACAGCAGCAATGGTAGTAATGTTAGAGAACATTAGTAATGATGtacagcctgaaaaaaatagtatctatTTGCAAGAAATGCCACTCAGTCTGTGTGGACTATTCCCTCGATATCTATATTGAGTACTTGTTAACAAGATAGACTGGTGTAGCTTAATAACCTATCAAGGACACATTTTCCATTATTCCAGTGGAGTTTAGTTTTACCTCACTAAAGcaaactctttaaaaagcagcaagatcAGTTCAGGCTTTAGAAAGCTTTTAGTCCTAACAGCTATATACTTCAGAattccctctctcctctgcagTCTATTTGAAATTTATGCTTAAGAACAGTTTAAGCATAATGAACTTTACTCTGGGGCACACCTATAAGTCTGCTTATTTCAGGTCTCACTTCTCCCTTTTTAGTTCCTTGAGGCTACTAAGATATCCCAGTATTAGGTTTTGGGATTATACAGAGCAAAACCAGGACCTCTGTTCTTAAGACGATCTGTTTTAAGTTCTGACAGCACTGGAGAAGCAGGGTTCTAACTTACTAAACTAGGTTTTTTAGCATTAAAACATCATAATGATCTATCAAGTTCTGTACTATATTAAGAGAAGCCAGCTACCCAGTATTAGGACCAAGTTATTAGCATTACCATCACCATCAATTATTCTTCTGTGGCCTCAAGTTGCATACTTACAGTCTGCATAGCCTGAAAGGGAGCTGCTGTTATTGTGACAGAACTGCTACTTGCTGGAGGAGACTGAAAGCTTTGCGCTGGTGGCACTGGTGATATGGAGGTGCTTGAAGTAGGCAACGGTGACTGTGGCTCACTTGGGAGGGGAATAGTTGCCTGAGGCAAGAATAAGTGTAATGAAAGGTCACTTGATAGTTATCAGGCAGTAACAGAAGCAGTTAATATGTTCTAAAGCCTAGACTGACAGAAGTCAGCAGTTTCTACAGGATGACATTTGGACACAGTAGAGCTACAAAATAGCTTTTGCttacaatttaaaattttgctgtGCATCCTCAGCAAACAGTACTTCTATTGCAATCTCTGCTGATTCAGAGAAGTGTGCCTATGAGCTACTATACATACCACTCATTGTAATAATTTCACAATAAAGGGACATTAGGTATTTTTCTACCACTAAGGAAACTGATAATGCCTGCTGTTCTATTTATTGGAAGATTATTGTCTGGCTGATATTAAAATTGACTTCTCCTTTCTAAAGGAACTCAGGAAGTTTAGgggtttgattttttcccctctcaatCATGTTTCAGATTAGAAACAAAGCTGAGCTGTCCAGACAAAGTATTAACCAGCATTAAGTCTCATCTGTGCAGATGGCAAAATGAAGTGTTAATTTAGGATACCAATATTTATAGGAATCAGAAGTCAAAAGGAATGTAAGGCTTTAGACATTTAAGCAATCAATGTTTATCCTCACCTGTATTCATGATAGCTCACCTGGGCAATTTCAATCTTTTTGGGTATCAGTGGCTCAGAAATACGTGAACTTGTCTGATACAGTGGCTGAGATGTAAATTTCTCAGTCTCTTGAGAAAGTGATGCTGATGCCTAGAAGAAACCGTATATGTACCTGCTATTACAAGTAGTATTGCAGGAAGCACAAAGTTCTGCTAGAGCTACGACATACCAGTATATAAATTTAAACAAGTGGATCTTGAAAGACCACGATAAACATTAAGTCCAAAGTAAACATACTAATATTAATCTCACTCAAAATCTTCAAGTACTTAGCTTTAGATTCAGACTTGGATCACCCTTCTTACACAAGAGGTTGTACAGCTAGCCCTGCAAAGTCAGGTGAACTGTAGATTGCTTCAAGCAGTTATTTACAGTGAAGTCTGACACATAGCTTTCTCATTAAATTACACAGAAAGACATCTCTAACGTTAGGCTTCTGGTAAACTCTGTTGAACATAGCTTCAGAGCCAaacttttgcttgcttttgcaaGCTTTTCATATTCTATCTTTGACTCACACTTGTAATGCTAACTTTAAGAGTTGCTTATACTTAGATACACAGCCTAGGGCTAAACCCCGGTCCCATTCTCACTATGTATACCATCACAGACAGATCAGACAGATCTGGCATGCACTTGCATACCAGGAGAGTGCACTGTCACTGTGTATTCCCTGGTTGGGCTGAGACCAAACAAAGCTTATCTACTGCTTTCCACAAGAAACTGCACTGGAGAAGACAAAACACCACATTTCAGGCTTAAGGGAGTGGAGGTGTGCTGGGCATAAGCAACCCTAATTCCAAACAATAAGTTTGCAAAAAACTCAGAACACTACTAAATAAGATGTTCTACATTATAACACAGCACAAATCTTCTGGATGCATATTAAATAGCAAAAGTCAATCCTTGTCAGCCCAACAAGTCTTATGACACTGTTGAAGTGAAGAGAAGGTGTCAAGAACCAGGCCAAAACTATTGCTTCAAGAGACAGCAAGACTACAATATCCCGATCAGGACTGTTCAACTATGTAGTACATTAAAGGATAGAGTAAATGCTATGCATACAGTATACTGATAGCATGTACAtgcaacaaaaatgttttaaaagcatgaaCATCTCTCCATTATAATCTATATACACTGTATTAGAGagttcaagaggaaaaaagccaacTGTGTTTCTAAACACAGCAACACTCAGCAAAAGATCTTTAAAAGTGATCTGCATAAGTAGAAACACTATTTTCAGCTCTAACCAATATTTGAATGCTAGTTGAAGATTTAACTGCACATAATTACAGTTAAGCAAGTTTGAGGTCTTGGCTGAACACCACTAAGTCAGATTCCCAGTATTTCTTCAGTTAATGCTTGAGAGAACACATCTCAGTCTTCAGCTTACACAGAAGTCTGCTATTTCATAACAATATCCATCCCAACTCATGCATCCACTGTTTTGTCATTAGAGGGAGTATTCTACACTGTAaccaaagcaaatatttatgcTGCTCATATGTTCCCACAAGAATGTGCACCACACTTTTTTCATCCCACAGCCTTCCCATTTCAAGGGGCAGACTGTTCACTTTGCATTATGCATTATTAGGAAAGTTTTCCCAACCTTCAAGTATTCCATAATGTCAGCTATACTATTGTTACTTGGCATTCTGTCCCTGTATGTTGTTCAAGCATAGTTATTCAGGAGAGGCCTCACCACAGCCTTCTGTTAAGACATCTCTGAATGCCAGTGATATCCCAGGGTATATTACCTGCGGTGTCTGCGATGCCACCAAGTCTTCAGTTTCAGAGCCAGAAAGAGCCTGATCAGCAGATGCTAGGGAAGTATTTGAACCATGCAATGTCATGGATGAAGGAGCAGCCTTGCACAAAGAAAAGAGGTAAGGTTTTGAAAGATTACCTTAAACGTTGCATTTCACCGAAACCCACACTGGGGCATTTCAAAGTAAACCTCAGAATAAGGCAGGAGGTGAAGTGCTTTGACCAGTTTCCTAGGAATTCTTGTTAGCAGCAAGGAAACCTATTTACAAGCCAAAGTGGCAAGACGTGCAAGCACAGTGAATGAATTTAAGGTTCACTTAACCAT includes:
- the CAPRIN2 gene encoding caprin-2 isoform X5, encoding MVQLSQAPFRCPSSPSGRSEEGEDKSMKAAKQQVNPSGESQPPSSPLQSALNSAASPSQAYETYIDNGLICLKHKIRNIEKKKLKLEDYKDRLKKGEVLNQDQLEAVEKYDEVVHNLEFAKELQKTFSGLSQDLLKAQRKAQRRESLLKLEAEKKKLRTILQVQYVLQNFTQEHVQKDFKGGMNGAIYLPSKELDYLIRFAKLTCPERNENLSVEDQMEQSSLYFWDLLEGSEKPVVGTTYKHMKDLLSKLLDSGYFESIPTPRTSIPVKELEEEVNRKSERTRQMSKGESVKEPESIMELMKSEIQPQEVPKLAHQPAAEFCSTSTLPKDPVLRREKLQDLMTQIQGTYNFMQESILDFDKASPSAIGSSQPPSVTPASSPVASKEQKLPSQSDFLQQPLQAAPSSMTLHGSNTSLASADQALSGSETEDLVASQTPQASASLSQETEKFTSQPLYQTSSRISEPLIPKKIEIAQATIPLPSEPQSPLPTSSTSISPVPPAQSFQSPPASSSSVTITAAPFQAMQTVFKVNAPLPPRKDQEIKEDSSYSAGYNQSFSTASTQTPPQCQLQSSHVAEQTTLSQESLSSAVNYQPDGAVPVSNGSLAFYPAQTNVIPRPPQPYLNSRGSVRGSARGGRSLANSYRSPGGYKGFDAYRGSPSISNGNYGQLQFPGRDYAGMPYSQRDVNYQQCYKRGGITSGPRANSRAGWSDSSQVSSPERDNETFNSGDSGQGDSRSITPVDMPVTSQAATILPVHVYPLPQQMRVAFSAARTSNLAPGTLDQPIVFDLLLNNLGETFDIQLGRFNCPVNGTYVFIFHMLKLAVNVPLYVNLMKNEEVLVSAYANDGAPDHETASNHAVLQLFQGDQIWLRLHRGAIYGSSWKYSTFSGYLLYQD
- the CAPRIN2 gene encoding caprin-2 isoform X4, encoding MVQLSQAPFRCPSSPSGRSEEGEDKSMKAAKQQVNPSGESQPPSSPLQSALNSAASPSQAYETYIDNGLICLKHKIRNIEKKKLKLEDYKDRLKKGEVLNQDQLEAVEKYDEVVHNLEFAKELQKTFSGLSQDLLKAQRKAQRRESLLKLEAEKKKLRTILQVQYVLQNFTQEHVQKDFKGGMNGAIYLPSKELDYLIRFAKLTCPERNENLSVEDQMEQSSLYFWDLLEGSEKPVVGTTYKHMKDLLSKLLDSGYFESIPTPRTSIPVKELEEEVNRKSERTRQMSKGESVKEPESIMELMKSEIQPQEDGQMDGLSGGQNFDAVRKKEGLQSAGETCRLPRSLHSNVQVPKLAHQPAAEFCSTSTLPKDPVLRREKLQDLMTQIQGTYNFMQESILDFDKASPSAIGSSQPPSVTPASSPVASKEQKLPSQSDFLQQPLQAAPSSMTLHGSNTSLASADQALSGSETEDLVASQTPQASASLSQETEKFTSQPLYQTSSRISEPLIPKKIEIAQATIPLPSEPQSPLPTSSTSISPVPPAQSFQSPPASSSSVTITAAPFQAMQTVFKVNAPLPPRKDQEIKEDSSYSAGYNQSFSTASTQTPPQCQLQSSHVAEQTTLSQESLSSAVNYQPDGAVPVSNGSLAFYPAQTNVIPRPPQPYLNSRGSVRGSARGGRSLANSYRSPGGYKGFDAYRGSPSISNGNYGQLQFPGRDYAGMPYSQRDVNYQQCYKRGGITSGPRANSRAGWSDSSQVSSPERDNETFNSGDSGQGDSRSITPVDMPVTSQAATILPVHVYPLPQQMRVAFSAARTSNLAPGTLDQPIVFDLLLNNLGETFDIQLGRFNCPVNGTYVFIFHMLKLAVNVPLYVNLMKNEEVLVSAYANDGAPDHETASNHAVLQLFQGDQIWLRLHRGAIYGSSWKYSTFSGYLLYQD